The DNA sequence GCAAGCGATTGGCTCAAGGGGCAAGGCGACCCATGCTGGGTATATTGATGATCAACAAGTTCGTTTTACGATAAATCTATCAGGCGAATACAAAAGCATTAAAGAAATTGAACAGACAGTAGTAAAAACCAACGGCACGGCGCAAGTATTGGTCAGCGATGTAGCCAACATCTCGTTGGAGTTTTACAAGCCGGATAATTTAGCGTTTGTCGGCAACCAGCCCGTTGTTTATGTCACGGTTCAACAACGTGACGGAACTAATATTTACACCCTAGGTAAACAAACACGCGCTGTGGTAGATCAATTCTCACAAACTCATCCAGAGGTGCATGTGAGTACGATTGTTGCTCAGGAGGACAGTGTACGCTTTCGTATCAATGGCTTTTTAGGGGATTTAGCCAGTGGTTTGATATTGATTTTGGTTTGTTTGTTCTTCTTTATGGGCTTTAAACAATCCATGTGGGTGTCACTGGCGCTACCACTGACAATATTCGCAACCTTAACCCTGATGAATATGATGGGGTTTGTTCTACAGCAAATGACCATAGCTGGATTGATTGTCGCACTTGGTTTACTTGTCGATAACTCCTTGGTTGTCGTAGAACAGTTCGTAAAAGTAAAAGATCAGGTCGCTTCTCGGGCCGAAGCTGTGCAACGTGTCATACAAGAGGTCGGAATGCCGCTGGTGGCAGGAACTCTAACGACCGTATTTGCGTTTTTACCGTTACTTCTATTGCAAAGTGATACCGGTGATTTTATGCGGGCACTTCCGGTGTCAGTATCGATTGCTCTGGTGATGTCGTTGGTTGTTGCATTAGTCGTGCTACCGGTATTAATGGGCGTCTTTGGCGTCTCTCAGGAATCGAGCTGGTCGTTGTCTCATTATTTGAATAAGTTTGCTGACGGCCCATTTTCTCGATTTTTACATGTGTTGTTGACCAAGCCTGTGCTAGTTATTTTAGTATTTATTGCAATCGTAGTGGGTTGTGCCAGCTTGATGTCTCAGGTTGGAGTGAGCTTATTCCCTAAAGCCGAAAAAAATACATTAGTGGTCAACCTAGAAACGCCGGTGCAATCCTCAATTGAGCATACTAAAAGTGTTACTTTACAATTAAGTAACGAATTACAACAGTTTGACGGCGTGCAGCAAGTTGTTAGTACGGTAGGAGCGACAAGTCCACAAATATACTACAACCATGTTCCAGAACGCGGACGAACCAATTACGCTCAGCTGTTGGTTATTACCGAAGAGTATGAAAAGAATCAAATTCAAAACTTGATCAAACAAATCAGAAACAAATACTCAAGTTCAACGCTTGGCCGAATTAATGTATTTGAATTTCAACAAGGGCCTGTCACAGACCGTCCTGTTACTTTCCGAATCTTGGGTGATGATTTAGAGCAAGTCGCCAGACGAGCTTCAGAGCTACAAGCTTTTATGGAAAAACAAGAGCATGTGTTTGATGTTCGTAACATTTCTGCTGAGTCTGGTCTGGCTTATGACATTCGAATAGACGAAATAAAAGCTCATCAAAAAGGTGTTGAACTTGCAAGTGCAGAGCGCCAGGTACGGTTATTAATAGACGGTGCCGTAGCAGCAACCATCAATGATAGGTTTGGTCAGGGCTTTAGAGTGCTAGTCAAAGGAGAAGCGACTGGAGCGCTCGATCTAGACCAAATTTACATTAAAAACCAATTGGGCAAACCTATTCCACTTTCTTCCTTTGCCGATGTGCAAGTGACTCGCTTGCAACCGGCGTTTTATCACTATCAAAGAACTCGGATGAATCGTGTCTCGGCGGATGTAATGGCAACCGGTAATGTGGCCAAAGTAACCGCAGAGATAGACAACTATCTTCAAAGTTTATCTTGGAACAATGGCTTGAGTTATAAAATTGGTGGCGAAGAAGAAGCGCGTAAACAGAGTTTTGGTGGACTCTCCCAGATCATGATCATTGTCGTTGTCGGGATTTTTGTTCTGTTGTTTGTGCAGTTTAATAGTTTTGCTCAGCCAATGGTCATCATTAGTTTGTTACCTATCGCTTTTGCGGGTGCCGTCGTGGGCATGTTTGTCACAGGCTTGAGCTTTTCTATGATGGCGTTTATCGGATTGATCAGTTTAATCGGTATTATGGTTAATGACGCAATTATAGTTGTAGATGGCTTCAACAAAGGTCGAGTGCATCTACTAGATAAACGCGACGCTATGGTCAAATCCGCAAGTAGTCGATTTACGCCAGTTATTTTGACGTCATTAACGACAATAGTAGGTCTGTTACCTCTGACTTTATTTGGTGGTGATCTGTGGATGCCAATGGGAACCGTGATTATCACAGGTTTGTTGTTTACTACTTTAGCTTCATTGATCTGGGTGCCAGCATTCACAATGTTAGTGACACGCAGTAAAACAAAAGCACCATAGCGACAGATTATTATAGTTTTAACCTTGCTTGGATATGATAATATTTCAGCCGTTATGTATTCGAGTGCGTTATCAAATCAATTGTGGAGTTAAAGGGAATGTACGAAGCTTATTTTGGATTAAACAGAAAGCCTTTTCAGCTTACCCCAGACCCTGAAGTTTTTTTCGCAAGTACAGGCCACCAAAAGGCATTGTCTTACCTTCAATATGGATTGAGCCAAGGAGAAGGGTTTATAGTAGTTACGGGTAACGTAGGTACAGGAAAAACCACAATTGCGAACCACCTGATCGCTCAGCTCGAAGAAGACAATATTGTAGCTCGCCAATTAGTAACGCCTAATTTGTCACCTGATGATTTGATCATTGCCATTACAAAGCTGTTTAGACTCCACCCGCAAGGTGATACAAAA is a window from the Psychrosphaera ytuae genome containing:
- a CDS encoding efflux RND transporter permease subunit is translated as MLLHINRYLGNNVRLLGLIIAMVMMLGTSSLVTMPKAEDPQFYLPISVVEVIAPGMSPALLETQVVGPIEQSLELVEDIKTIETKIRHGAVNITVRFIHGTEADAGFDEVVRAVSRVQNRFPEDVQKVLYFKASPITVNVLQLAISHPDNDWQTIKRTATKLKDELQALDNVQRAQIWGMPEMVVAVAVDSQKLIQHNISIEQVQQAIGSRGKATHAGYIDDQQVRFTINLSGEYKSIKEIEQTVVKTNGTAQVLVSDVANISLEFYKPDNLAFVGNQPVVYVTVQQRDGTNIYTLGKQTRAVVDQFSQTHPEVHVSTIVAQEDSVRFRINGFLGDLASGLILILVCLFFFMGFKQSMWVSLALPLTIFATLTLMNMMGFVLQQMTIAGLIVALGLLVDNSLVVVEQFVKVKDQVASRAEAVQRVIQEVGMPLVAGTLTTVFAFLPLLLLQSDTGDFMRALPVSVSIALVMSLVVALVVLPVLMGVFGVSQESSWSLSHYLNKFADGPFSRFLHVLLTKPVLVILVFIAIVVGCASLMSQVGVSLFPKAEKNTLVVNLETPVQSSIEHTKSVTLQLSNELQQFDGVQQVVSTVGATSPQIYYNHVPERGRTNYAQLLVITEEYEKNQIQNLIKQIRNKYSSSTLGRINVFEFQQGPVTDRPVTFRILGDDLEQVARRASELQAFMEKQEHVFDVRNISAESGLAYDIRIDEIKAHQKGVELASAERQVRLLIDGAVAATINDRFGQGFRVLVKGEATGALDLDQIYIKNQLGKPIPLSSFADVQVTRLQPAFYHYQRTRMNRVSADVMATGNVAKVTAEIDNYLQSLSWNNGLSYKIGGEEEARKQSFGGLSQIMIIVVVGIFVLLFVQFNSFAQPMVIISLLPIAFAGAVVGMFVTGLSFSMMAFIGLISLIGIMVNDAIIVVDGFNKGRVHLLDKRDAMVKSASSRFTPVILTSLTTIVGLLPLTLFGGDLWMPMGTVIITGLLFTTLASLIWVPAFTMLVTRSKTKAP